A genomic stretch from Chryseobacterium sp. SNU WT5 includes:
- a CDS encoding SatD family protein encodes MIAIITGDIINSQKSDAELWLPKLKNLLGSWSVTPGNWEVYRGDEFQLKCSVGEVFHKALLLKSLIRTFENLDVRIAIGIGNEVFLSEKITESNGSAYVNSGRLLTEITAQGKTLAIQTENEKVNRDLNILFKWASIDFDNWTAATAEIIHQLLGNSELTQDELAKELNISQSSVSQRLKRANFDLLQETDQYFRKKISEL; translated from the coding sequence ACTATGGCTTCCAAAATTGAAAAATTTATTGGGTTCATGGTCTGTAACACCAGGAAATTGGGAAGTATACCGAGGAGATGAATTTCAATTAAAGTGTAGTGTTGGTGAAGTATTTCATAAAGCTCTACTTTTAAAATCACTCATCAGAACATTTGAAAATTTAGATGTACGTATTGCAATTGGTATCGGTAATGAAGTATTTCTTTCCGAAAAAATAACGGAATCAAATGGTTCTGCTTACGTAAATTCTGGCCGGCTATTAACAGAGATTACCGCTCAAGGAAAGACGTTAGCCATACAAACGGAAAATGAAAAAGTAAACCGGGATTTGAATATACTTTTCAAGTGGGCATCTATAGATTTCGATAATTGGACTGCAGCTACCGCAGAAATTATTCATCAGTTATTAGGTAACTCAGAATTAACTCAGGACGAATTAGCGAAAGAGCTTAATATAAGCCAGTCTTCAGTAAGTCAAAGGCTTAAGAGAGCTAATTTTGATTTATTACAAGAAACCGATCAATATTTCAGAAAGAAAATATCAGAATTATAA
- a CDS encoding DUF3307 domain-containing protein → MIFTSLILAHLLGDFILQPNSWVADKEKKKGGSIYLYLHVALHMALVLIFLWDLNLWWIALIIGSTHLIIDWAKLYFQNPKTTRTWFFVDQAAHILVIIALSMIYFPYFKWEDFFNADSLQLITAVVFLTVPSSILIKTVISFWTPVTVDHSKLQTESLVNAGKYIGILERLLVFVFILVNHWEGVGFMIAAKSVFRFSDLAEAKQRKLTEYVLIGTLLSFGIAVLTGIFVKI, encoded by the coding sequence ATGATTTTTACTTCACTCATATTAGCACATCTATTAGGAGATTTTATTCTTCAGCCTAATTCTTGGGTCGCTGATAAAGAGAAGAAAAAAGGAGGTAGCATCTATTTGTACCTTCATGTAGCGCTACATATGGCACTCGTTCTAATATTTTTATGGGATCTTAATCTTTGGTGGATTGCTTTAATTATTGGTAGTACCCACCTAATAATTGATTGGGCAAAACTTTATTTTCAGAATCCTAAAACCACAAGAACTTGGTTCTTTGTAGATCAGGCTGCACATATTTTGGTAATTATTGCTTTGTCAATGATTTACTTTCCTTATTTTAAATGGGAGGATTTCTTTAATGCTGATAGTCTGCAATTGATTACTGCAGTCGTTTTCCTTACAGTTCCCTCTTCAATCCTAATCAAAACGGTGATCTCCTTTTGGACACCAGTTACGGTTGATCACAGCAAATTACAGACAGAATCCCTGGTCAATGCTGGGAAATACATTGGTATTCTCGAGCGTCTCCTGGTATTTGTTTTCATATTGGTGAACCATTGGGAAGGCGTAGGATTTATGATCGCTGCAAAGTCGGTTTTCAGATTTAGTGATCTAGCAGAAGCAAAACAGCGTAAGCTGACTGAATATGTTTTAATAGGAACCTTGCTAAGTTTTGGCATCGCAGTTCTTACAGGTATTTTTGTAAAAATTTAA
- the purC gene encoding phosphoribosylaminoimidazolesuccinocarboxamide synthase produces the protein MTKGAMLYEGKAKQVFETDNPNEVIVRFKDDATAFNAQKRGNFDLKGEMNNAITTLIFEYLNTKGIPTHFIQKLDEREQLVQKVSIIPLEMVVRNYAAGSMAQRLGVEEGIKSPVTIIDICYKRDDLGDPLINDHHAVFLGAATYDELKEMYKLTSEINDILIDLFDRMNIILVDFKIELGKTADGKIILADEISPDTCRLWDKDTMKKLDKDRFRRDLGEVTEAYVEIYERLKKVLQK, from the coding sequence ATGACAAAAGGAGCAATGCTTTATGAAGGAAAGGCAAAGCAGGTTTTCGAAACCGATAATCCAAACGAGGTGATTGTCCGTTTCAAAGATGATGCAACAGCTTTCAACGCACAAAAGAGAGGAAATTTTGACCTCAAAGGTGAAATGAATAACGCCATCACCACCTTAATTTTTGAATATTTGAACACCAAAGGAATTCCTACTCACTTCATTCAAAAATTAGATGAAAGAGAGCAATTGGTACAGAAAGTAAGCATCATTCCACTGGAAATGGTGGTTCGTAACTATGCAGCAGGAAGCATGGCGCAGAGATTAGGAGTGGAAGAAGGTATAAAGTCACCAGTCACCATTATTGATATTTGCTACAAAAGAGATGATCTGGGTGATCCATTAATTAATGATCATCACGCCGTTTTCTTGGGCGCTGCAACCTATGATGAGCTGAAGGAAATGTACAAATTGACTTCTGAAATTAATGATATTTTAATTGACCTTTTTGATCGAATGAATATTATTTTGGTAGATTTTAAAATTGAATTAGGTAAAACTGCAGATGGAAAAATTATTCTAGCTGATGAGATCTCACCAGATACTTGTCGTCTTTGGGATAAAGACACGATGAAGAAACTTGACAAAGATCGCTTTAGAAGAGATTTGGGCGAAGTGACAGAAGCGTACGTAGAAATTTATGAGCGATTAAAAAAAGTTCTTCAAAAATAA
- the purF gene encoding amidophosphoribosyltransferase, whose amino-acid sequence MKNLQQEREDYLNQFKDNVYGRNLLKTEDPFDAPSEECGIFGLYSDHDLDTFSLSQFGLFALQHRGQEACGISVMNDGKIFNIKDEGLVLDVYKEIRNPETFMGNSAIGHTRYTTAGDKKKYNFQPFFAKNEYDQIILSIAHNGNLTNAVALKKELEAEGVVFKATSDSEVILRLIQKHLDLGLRAAIKTTMEKIEGAYSVVGMTRNKFFAFRDFHGIRPLVLGAIDEKTYVVASESVALDAVGAQYVRDILPGEIVYTNENETGLQSFLVKEDCEKRTCSFEYIYFARPDSIMEGINVHEIREKSGAKIWEQAPVEADIVIGVPDSGVPAAIGFSIASGIPFRPVLIKNRYIGRSFIVPTQEMRERIVNLKLNPIVSEIKGKRVVIIDDSIVRGTTSKRLVKILKDAGVKEIHFRSVSPPIIAPCYLGIDTPTKDDLISANMTVEELRKYLGVDSLEFLSMDNLRSILGSSNHCFGCFTEEYPVPAGPNPDFTDK is encoded by the coding sequence ATGAAAAATTTACAACAAGAGAGAGAAGATTATTTAAATCAATTTAAAGATAATGTTTACGGCAGAAACCTGCTGAAGACAGAAGATCCGTTTGATGCACCTTCAGAAGAATGTGGAATTTTCGGACTTTATTCGGACCATGATTTAGATACCTTTTCTTTGTCTCAATTTGGGCTTTTTGCCTTACAGCATCGTGGTCAGGAAGCATGTGGTATTTCTGTGATGAACGATGGTAAAATCTTTAATATTAAAGATGAAGGTCTGGTATTAGATGTGTATAAAGAAATCCGTAATCCTGAGACTTTCATGGGGAATTCTGCGATCGGACATACAAGATATACCACTGCAGGAGATAAAAAGAAATACAACTTTCAACCTTTCTTTGCTAAGAATGAATATGATCAAATCATTCTTTCTATCGCTCACAACGGAAATTTAACCAATGCCGTTGCATTAAAAAAAGAACTTGAAGCAGAAGGTGTAGTTTTTAAAGCGACCTCTGATTCAGAAGTTATTTTGCGTTTGATCCAGAAGCATTTGGATCTAGGTTTGCGTGCTGCAATTAAGACCACAATGGAAAAAATTGAAGGGGCTTATTCTGTAGTTGGAATGACCAGAAATAAATTTTTTGCCTTTCGGGATTTTCATGGAATTCGTCCGTTGGTTTTAGGTGCAATTGATGAAAAAACATATGTTGTAGCATCAGAATCTGTCGCATTGGATGCTGTGGGAGCTCAATATGTAAGAGATATTTTACCCGGTGAAATTGTTTATACCAACGAAAATGAAACTGGTTTACAAAGCTTTTTAGTGAAAGAAGATTGTGAAAAAAGAACATGCTCATTTGAGTATATCTATTTCGCCCGACCAGATTCAATTATGGAAGGAATTAATGTTCACGAGATTCGAGAAAAATCCGGAGCTAAAATTTGGGAACAGGCTCCTGTAGAAGCAGACATCGTAATTGGTGTTCCGGATTCTGGCGTTCCGGCTGCAATTGGTTTTTCTATCGCATCGGGTATTCCTTTTCGTCCAGTTCTGATTAAGAATAGATACATAGGTAGAAGTTTTATTGTTCCTACTCAAGAAATGAGAGAAAGGATTGTAAATCTTAAACTGAATCCTATTGTTTCTGAAATTAAAGGAAAGAGAGTAGTGATCATTGATGATTCCATTGTTCGTGGGACCACTTCGAAACGTCTGGTAAAAATTCTGAAAGATGCAGGGGTAAAAGAGATTCACTTCCGTAGTGTATCGCCACCCATTATTGCACCTTGTTATTTAGGAATTGATACTCCCACAAAAGATGATTTGATTTCCGCTAACATGACGGTGGAAGAACTAAGGAAATACTTAGGAGTTGATTCTCTTGAGTTCTTAAGTATGGATAATTTGAGGAGTATATTAGGAAGCTCGAACCATTGTTTTGGTTGCTTTACTGAAGAATATCCAGTTCCTGCAGGACCAAACCCTGATTTTACAGATAAATAA
- a CDS encoding porin family protein — MKKLFLGAAVAMSTLTFAQQFGVKAGMNVSSLSKDASMDDAKSKIGFNAGVFMNAPLAENFSIQPELLYSQMGNKATTTSTSTIGGSTITTKTSGSTNLDYVTLPVMFQYNATPAFYLEAGPEFGLMVSGKSKGDRVTTTTTSGGTSSSTSASASVDIKDNLNTFNFGLGLGAGYYFTPNVGITARYVAGLTDIAKDRPSGSDSVKNNVFQVGLAYKF, encoded by the coding sequence ATGAAAAAGTTATTTTTAGGTGCAGCAGTAGCAATGAGTACATTGACATTTGCACAACAATTTGGAGTTAAAGCAGGAATGAACGTATCTTCATTATCAAAAGATGCTTCCATGGACGATGCTAAATCAAAAATTGGTTTCAACGCGGGAGTTTTTATGAATGCTCCTTTAGCAGAGAATTTCAGCATTCAACCTGAATTATTGTATTCTCAGATGGGTAATAAAGCAACAACCACATCTACTTCAACTATCGGAGGAAGTACAATTACGACAAAAACTTCAGGGTCTACTAATTTAGATTATGTTACTTTACCTGTAATGTTCCAATACAACGCAACTCCAGCATTCTACTTAGAAGCAGGTCCAGAATTTGGACTGATGGTTAGTGGTAAATCAAAAGGAGATAGAGTTACTACTACTACAACTAGTGGAGGAACTTCTTCAAGCACATCTGCTTCAGCAAGTGTAGATATTAAAGACAACTTAAATACTTTTAACTTTGGTTTAGGTCTAGGTGCAGGATATTATTTCACACCAAATGTTGGAATTACCGCAAGATATGTTGCAGGATTGACTGACATTGCGAAAGACAGACCAAGTGGATCTGATTCAGTTAAGAATAACGTATTCCAAGTTGGATTGGCTTACAAATTCTAA
- the aroB gene encoding 3-dehydroquinate synthase gives MISILDPSFSQLNAYLKEVNPTQLLILVDENTHEHCLPILLGNLETETPFEIIEIEAGEELKTLETATQLWEILTEFETDRKALMINLGGGVITDMGGFIASTYKRGILFINIPTTLLGMCDASIGGKTGIDHQFLKNIIGTFANPQKIFVFPEFLNTLPFVELRSGFAEMLKHGLIADANHWNDLISIKELNAEQIFHLIENSMKIKLNVVKKDFTEQNIRKTLNFGHTIGHAIESLFLEKGKPILHGEAVALGMICETRISFLEHLISKETADSIILNVRRFFPSLDISGFSSEEILHLMKNDKKNSFGNISFSLIKNIGEATFDSSVSTENVNYALHYYQNLD, from the coding sequence ATGATATCTATATTAGATCCTAGTTTTTCTCAGCTTAATGCTTATTTAAAAGAAGTAAACCCTACTCAACTTCTTATTTTAGTTGATGAGAACACCCATGAACACTGCCTTCCCATTCTTTTAGGAAATTTAGAAACCGAGACGCCATTTGAAATTATTGAGATTGAAGCCGGTGAAGAACTGAAAACTCTGGAAACAGCAACCCAACTTTGGGAAATTTTGACCGAGTTTGAAACTGACAGAAAGGCATTAATGATCAATTTAGGAGGTGGAGTCATCACCGATATGGGTGGATTTATCGCATCTACTTACAAACGAGGAATTCTTTTCATCAATATCCCAACTACCCTTTTAGGTATGTGTGATGCTTCAATTGGAGGAAAAACGGGGATCGATCATCAGTTTTTAAAAAATATTATTGGAACTTTTGCAAATCCACAGAAAATTTTCGTTTTTCCAGAGTTTCTAAACACCTTACCTTTTGTAGAACTTAGAAGCGGTTTCGCTGAAATGTTAAAACATGGCTTAATCGCTGATGCCAACCATTGGAATGATTTAATCTCAATTAAAGAGTTAAATGCTGAGCAAATTTTTCATTTAATTGAAAATTCGATGAAGATCAAATTAAATGTGGTGAAAAAAGATTTCACAGAACAGAATATCCGAAAAACACTGAATTTTGGCCATACAATTGGTCACGCGATAGAAAGTTTATTTTTAGAAAAAGGGAAACCCATTCTTCATGGTGAAGCGGTGGCGCTGGGAATGATTTGTGAAACGCGTATTTCTTTTTTAGAACATTTAATTTCAAAAGAAACTGCAGATAGCATCATTTTAAATGTAAGAAGATTCTTTCCTTCTTTGGACATTAGTGGTTTCTCTTCTGAAGAGATTTTACATTTGATGAAGAATGATAAAAAGAATTCGTTCGGAAACATCAGTTTTTCCTTGATTAAAAATATCGGGGAGGCAACTTTCGATTCCTCCGTAAGTACTGAAAACGTTAATTATGCATTGCATTATTATCAAAATTTAGATTAA
- a CDS encoding proline dehydrogenase family protein produces MSIFNNTQIAFADKTDSQLKKAYWMFKAIEQPMITNLGISALNFTVKNDFPFVTDIVKNTLFEQFCGGETHEESMKVVKQMFKHHVGSIFDYAIEGKAEEKVFDDTCAEIKQNIKFAEGNPAIPFVVFKPTGFGRIEIYEEIGKKIELTNSQKEEWARVVKRYEEVCQMAFDRNVVIMIDAEETWMQDSTDRLVNEMMEKFNKQKAIVWNTVQMYRTGRLEYLAEDLQRAKEKNYFLGYKFVRGAYMEKERARAAAMNYPDPIQPTKQASDDNYNAAIDFVLNNLDTVSGFFGTHNEKSHELVMDKMKAMGLPNDHSQIHFGQLYGMSDNITYFLGAEKYNVCKYLPYGPVKDVVPYLTRRAQENTSVAGQTGRELGLIQKELDRRRGK; encoded by the coding sequence ATGAGTATTTTCAATAACACACAAATTGCCTTCGCAGATAAGACAGATTCTCAACTGAAAAAAGCTTACTGGATGTTCAAAGCAATTGAGCAGCCCATGATTACAAATCTGGGGATCTCTGCTCTGAACTTCACCGTGAAGAATGACTTCCCGTTTGTAACTGATATTGTGAAAAATACTTTGTTTGAGCAATTTTGTGGTGGGGAAACTCATGAAGAAAGCATGAAAGTAGTTAAACAGATGTTTAAGCATCATGTAGGAAGTATTTTCGATTATGCGATTGAAGGAAAAGCCGAAGAGAAAGTTTTTGATGATACTTGTGCAGAAATTAAACAGAACATCAAGTTTGCCGAAGGAAATCCTGCTATCCCATTTGTTGTTTTTAAGCCAACTGGTTTTGGTAGAATTGAAATCTACGAGGAAATAGGTAAAAAGATAGAACTCACCAATTCGCAAAAAGAAGAGTGGGCGAGAGTTGTAAAAAGATATGAAGAGGTTTGCCAGATGGCATTTGATCGCAATGTGGTTATTATGATCGATGCGGAAGAAACCTGGATGCAAGATTCAACTGATCGTTTGGTGAATGAAATGATGGAGAAATTCAACAAACAAAAAGCAATTGTTTGGAATACAGTGCAGATGTACCGAACTGGCAGATTGGAATATCTGGCGGAGGATTTACAAAGAGCAAAAGAGAAAAATTATTTTCTGGGATATAAATTCGTACGTGGTGCTTATATGGAAAAGGAAAGAGCACGTGCGGCAGCCATGAATTATCCAGATCCCATACAGCCAACTAAACAAGCATCGGACGATAATTATAACGCCGCAATTGATTTTGTTTTAAATAACCTGGATACCGTTTCTGGCTTTTTTGGAACCCATAACGAAAAATCACATGAACTCGTGATGGACAAGATGAAAGCAATGGGACTGCCGAACGACCATTCTCAAATTCATTTTGGGCAACTGTATGGAATGAGTGACAATATCACCTATTTTCTGGGTGCCGAAAAATATAATGTTTGTAAATATCTTCCTTATGGGCCGGTAAAAGATGTCGTTCCGTATCTAACGAGAAGAGCGCAGGAAAATACTTCTGTAGCCGGACAAACAGGTCGGGAATTAGGTTTGATTCAGAAAGAATTAGACAGGAGAAGAGGTAAGTAA